A single window of Candidatus Omnitrophota bacterium DNA harbors:
- a CDS encoding radical SAM protein translates to MGLRKKVSRLIRYYRENGLAETVKYYNDKRVQFIRNKYPFEYQCPKSITIEIMNTCNIRCQHCYLKAQINPAKKFMDYDFFEKIIQKTSALIKTVGDVNFASVEALFHPNFFDMVDLIQKVDKDARIHINTNGMLLDEDCIDKLLKRRIYTFSLSLDGCKKETVESFKSGVDFDKIIRNCKMLKEKGRNQVKIVANFVAHRSNINEIMDYIDFCNDLGVTAIGITGFISYDQKMTGDCLYSESGIMEVDELLRKAKDKAESVGIYLSHRETKLTPKGCPSLNIMYIDIEGNIVPCVNLSKNTRITLLDKTGITEQVIWGNVINGDARKVWMDKPSVNFRKSLYENKLPNECCLCAMGYGVIC, encoded by the coding sequence ATGGGCTTAAGAAAGAAAGTGAGCAGGTTAATACGTTATTACAGGGAGAACGGATTAGCTGAGACAGTTAAATATTACAATGATAAAAGAGTCCAGTTTATTAGGAATAAATACCCGTTCGAGTATCAATGTCCGAAATCTATTACTATAGAAATAATGAATACTTGTAATATCAGATGTCAGCATTGTTATCTTAAAGCCCAGATTAATCCCGCTAAAAAATTCATGGACTATGATTTTTTTGAAAAGATTATACAGAAAACCTCTGCTTTAATTAAAACGGTTGGTGATGTAAATTTCGCATCGGTGGAAGCATTATTCCACCCGAATTTTTTCGATATGGTAGATCTAATCCAGAAAGTGGATAAGGATGCGCGCATACACATTAATACTAATGGTATGTTGCTTGATGAGGATTGTATTGATAAGCTTTTAAAGCGCAGAATATATACTTTTTCTCTTTCTCTTGACGGCTGTAAGAAGGAAACGGTCGAATCTTTTAAATCCGGCGTAGATTTTGATAAAATTATTAGGAATTGTAAAATGCTTAAAGAAAAAGGCAGGAACCAAGTGAAGATTGTGGCTAATTTTGTTGCGCATAGATCTAATATCAATGAAATTATGGATTATATTGATTTTTGCAATGATTTAGGTGTAACTGCCATTGGTATCACAGGTTTTATTTCCTATGATCAAAAAATGACGGGTGACTGTCTTTATTCGGAAAGCGGAATAATGGAAGTAGATGAATTGCTGCGTAAAGCTAAGGATAAAGCTGAATCAGTGGGGATATATTTAAGCCACCGGGAAACTAAGCTTACCCCAAAAGGTTGCCCTTCTTTGAATATCATGTATATCGACATAGAAGGTAATATTGTGCCTTGCGTTAACTTGTCGAAGAATACCAGGATAACATTACTTGATAAAACAGGAATTACCGAACAAGTAATTTGGGGAAATGTGATCAATGGAGATGCACGAAAAGTTTGGATGGATAAGCCATCCGTTAACTTCAGGAAGTCCTTATATGAAAACAAACTGCCTAATGAATGCTGCCTTTGCGCAATGGGTTATGGGGTTATTTGTTGA
- the rfbC gene encoding dTDP-4-dehydrorhamnose 3,5-epimerase: MEITKTKLEGVLLIKPPTIFKDHRGVYVETYNEKLYKEAGINVDFIQDDISVSKKNVLRGIHGDSKTWKLISCLYGEFYLVVVNWDKNSEQCGKWESFTLSENNRLQVLVPAKFGNGHLVLSKQAIFHYKQSTYYDRPGQFTIAWNDPKLKIRWPVKNPILSLRDKDINVSSVK; the protein is encoded by the coding sequence ATGGAAATAACTAAAACCAAGCTCGAAGGCGTTCTTTTAATCAAGCCGCCGACAATTTTTAAAGACCACCGCGGAGTTTACGTGGAAACTTATAATGAGAAGCTTTATAAAGAAGCGGGAATAAATGTGGATTTTATCCAGGATGATATTTCGGTATCGAAAAAGAATGTTTTACGGGGCATTCACGGGGATAGTAAAACCTGGAAACTGATATCATGTCTTTACGGAGAATTTTACCTGGTTGTGGTCAATTGGGATAAGAATTCTGAACAATGCGGGAAATGGGAATCATTTACTTTATCTGAAAATAACAGATTACAAGTCCTGGTACCTGCGAAATTCGGTAACGGCCATTTAGTTTTAAGCAAACAGGCAATATTTCATTACAAGCAATCAACTTATTATGACCGCCCCGGCCAGTTTACAATAGCTTGGAATGATCCTAAGCTAAAAATCCGTTGGCCGGTTAAAAATCCGATATTATCATTAAGAGATAAAGATATTAACGTATCTTCAGTTAAATAA